A part of Capsicum annuum cultivar UCD-10X-F1 chromosome 6, UCD10Xv1.1, whole genome shotgun sequence genomic DNA contains:
- the LOC107872829 gene encoding uncharacterized protein At2g39795, mitochondrial yields MAAFLRTSGRSLVSTCGQFSRSNASQAIQKSSFESNILRILRNEIQYQLDYAPPHPPVTKFNTFMVEDRPGEQWITLRRKFDNDEHIKIEATMIDGAITVPKANDENLGEEVRLHISVLVDIWKGENSEFLEFVCSSWPNSLEIQKVYLLRSDGSRAQPYMGPNVKNLKSGFRDGLNEFLKARGINDELSAFLHEFMMNKDRIEAISWLRKLQSFVEN; encoded by the exons ATGGCGGCATTTCTTCGAACATCTGGTAGGTCACTTGTCTCGACTTGTGGCCAATTTAGTCGGAGTAACGCATCGCAGGCAATTCAAAAATCATCATTTGAATCAAACATACTCAGAATCCTTCGCAATGAAATCCAATATCAGTTAGATTATGCTCCTCCCCATCCG CCTGTTACAAAGTTCAATACATTTATGGTGGAAGACCGGCCAGGTGAACAGTGGATTACCTTGAGGAGAAAATTCGACAATGATGAACATATCAAAATCGAGGCAACGATGATTGATGGAGCAATTACTGTTCCAAAAGCAAATGATGAGAATTTAGGGGAAGAAGTGCGGCTTCACATAAGTGTGCTAGTTGACATATGGAAGGGTGAAAATAGTGAGTTCTTGGAGTTCGTTTGTTCATCCTGGCCAAATTCCTTGGAAATTCAGAAAGTTTACTTGCTCAGAAGCGATGGTTCTCGAGCTCAACCCTATATGGGCCCTAATGTCAA GAATTTGAAGAGTGGCTTCCGAGATGGTCTAAATGAATTCCTAAAGGCAAGAGGAATAAATGATGAACTTTCAGCATTCCTTCATGAATTTATGATGAATAAAGATAGAATTGAAGCAATTAGTTGGTTGAGAAAACTCCAGTCTTTTGTGGAAAATTAA
- the LOC107872830 gene encoding Golgi SNAP receptor complex member 1-1 has protein sequence MDPPTSWDTLRKQARMLEAQLDEQMHLYRRFVSNKTGNANDNDLESNIDQLLKQLQQVNSQMQAWVSSGGSEIFSHTLTRHQEILQDLFQEFNRLRSSYRAKKEHASLLEDFREFDRTRLDLEDGSGSHDQALLNERAALHRSTGQMDGVISQAQETIKTLMFQRSTFGGINSKLSNVISRLPTVNHILSAIKKKKSMDTVILSLVASVCMFLILVYWMTK, from the exons ATGGATCCTCCTACCTCTTGGGATACCTTGCGAAAGCAG GCAAGGATGCTTGAAGCTCAGCTGGATGAGCAGATGCATTTGTATCGGAGGTTCGTTTCAAACAAAACTGGCAATGCTAATGATAATGATCTTGAATCTAATATAGATCAGCTGCTCAAGCAGCTTCAACAAGTAAATTCACAAATGCAAGCATGGGTTTCATCGGGAGGATCTGAGATCTTTTCTCATACACTGACTCGCCATCAAGAAATTCTTCAAGATCTTTTTCAG GAGTTTAATCGGCTCCGTTCAAGTTACAGAGCTAAGAAAGAGCATGCTTCATTGCTTGAAGATTTTAGGGAGTTCGACCGGACCAGGTTAGATCTGGAAGATGGTAGCGGGTCTCACGACCAAGCACTCCTTAATGAACGTGCTGCACTCCATAGGAGTACTGGACAG ATGGATGGTGTAATTTCTCAAGCTCAAGAAACAATAAAGACACTTATGTTTCAAAGATCAACATTTGGTGGCATTAATTCAAAACTGAGCAATGTCATCAGTCGCCTTCCAACG GTTAACCATATTCTTTCagcaataaagaagaaaaagtctATGGATACTGTCATTCTTTCATTAGTTGCCTCTGTGtgcatgtttctcattttggTTTACTGGATGACGAAATGA